Proteins encoded in a region of the Clostridium beijerinckii genome:
- a CDS encoding carotenoid biosynthesis protein, whose product MGNITIVPVWIIQDILVLIIAALMVFYIIKNEERPKIVLIQFICFVFFYASAFENVAATMGVMGKEGFYSYGHSILMIFNIPITVPIIEFLIVYSTLRVLKMVNIPSWSKPFIVGLMAMIFDFSMDPVAIKQIFHTAEGVIGRWSFIPLPGEPLIYGEPVMNFTYKCQARNVTF is encoded by the coding sequence ATGGGAAATATAACTATAGTACCTGTGTGGATTATTCAAGATATTTTAGTTCTAATCATCGCCGCATTAATGGTCTTCTATATAATTAAAAACGAAGAACGTCCAAAGATTGTATTAATTCAATTCATATGTTTTGTTTTTTTCTACGCCTCAGCCTTTGAAAATGTTGCGGCAACTATGGGAGTTATGGGGAAAGAAGGTTTTTACTCATATGGGCACAGTATCCTAATGATATTCAATATACCAATAACTGTTCCAATTATCGAGTTTCTTATAGTTTACTCAACGTTGCGTGTTTTAAAGATGGTCAATATACCATCATGGAGTAAACCATTTATTGTTGGACTCATGGCTATGATTTTTGACTTTTCCATGGATCCGGTGGCCATTAAACAGATTTTTCATACAGCGGAAGGAGTTATTGGAAGGTGGAGCTTTATTCCTCTTCCTGGTGAACCTTTAATATATGGTGAACCTGTCATGAATTTTACATATAAATGTCAAGCTAGAAATGTAACTTTTTGA
- the istB gene encoding IS21-like element helper ATPase IstB: protein MNSTYTQLINNLEYLKMKQMITHLDEVIDFTTKNNLSFVDALIKLTAHEIDCKEANMIKSMVKVGAFPHQKEIKDFDFNFQPGINKDQILDFLTLRFLESQENIVFLGSSGVGKTHLATSIGIAAAKRRYSTYFIKCNDLLQQLKRANLENRLDARLKHFSKYKLLIIDELGYLPIDKEDSKLFFQLIDMRYEKKSTILTTNINFNSWDDIFYDPVIASAILDRILHHAHVVTINGKSYRLKDHFKQEED, encoded by the coding sequence ATGAATAGTACATATACACAACTCATAAATAATTTAGAATATTTGAAGATGAAGCAAATGATTACTCATTTGGACGAAGTTATTGATTTTACAACAAAAAACAATCTATCTTTTGTTGATGCTTTAATTAAGCTTACAGCTCACGAGATCGACTGTAAAGAAGCCAATATGATTAAATCAATGGTTAAGGTTGGGGCTTTTCCACATCAAAAGGAAATTAAAGATTTTGACTTTAATTTTCAACCTGGAATTAATAAAGATCAAATATTGGATTTTTTAACACTGCGTTTTTTAGAATCACAAGAAAATATTGTATTTTTAGGTTCTAGCGGAGTTGGGAAAACACATCTTGCGACATCTATAGGAATCGCGGCTGCGAAGCGCCGGTACAGTACATATTTCATTAAGTGTAATGATTTGCTGCAGCAGCTAAAACGAGCAAATTTAGAGAATAGGTTAGATGCTAGACTTAAGCATTTTAGTAAGTATAAACTTCTTATTATTGATGAATTGGGATATTTACCTATAGATAAAGAAGATTCGAAACTGTTTTTCCAATTAATTGATATGAGGTATGAGAAAAAAAGCACTATCTTAACTACCAACATAAATTTTAACTCTTGGGATGATATTTTTTATGATCCTGTTATAGCTAGTGCTATCTTAGATAGAATTTTACATCACGCCCATGTTGTTACAATCAATGGAAAATCATATAGACTAAAAGATCATTTTAAACAAGAAGAAGATTAA